In a genomic window of Rhododendron vialii isolate Sample 1 chromosome 12a, ASM3025357v1:
- the LOC131311446 gene encoding protein NRT1/ PTR FAMILY 5.10-like, giving the protein MTLSMAADIPEPKLSPLLHNGGGGGNGSVDHIGRPVDPTKSGGWRSAFFIMGVELAERFAFYGISSNLITYLTGPLGQSKAAAAENVNTWYGVASLLPLLGAFVADSYLGRYWTTVIASLLYILGLSLLTLSAILPPLSSPDCKNSANIATCSPSRFQVMLFFFSLYIVAVAQGGHKPCVQAFGADQFDGQDSKETKAKSSFFNWWYLGLVGGSATAVLSLNYIQDNLNWALGFGIPCISMAIALLVFLMGTRTYRYPIKGHDKNPFFRIGKVFANAAWNWRATDSMRLSEMEAQGALRPESSQHHKFLDKALLAPVGSNGEGGVCRISDVEDAKAVLSVLPIWISCLVYAMTFAQPFTFFTEQAITMDRTIWPGFDIPPASLQLFISFSLIFLIPIYDCFFVPFTRAITGKPSGITMLQRIGIGMFVSIVSMTVAAIVEMKRLETARESGLVDKPDATIPMSFWWLVPQYLLVGMADVFTTIGLQEFFYDQVPNELKSAGLSLYLSVIGVGNLLSSFLISVLEKTTGGDGQDSWFSDNLNRAHLDYLYFLFAGLSTVALVSYLYFAKSYIYR; this is encoded by the exons ATGACCCTCTCAATGGCGGCCGACATTCCGGAACCCAAGTTGTCTCCGCTGTTACAcaacggcggcggcggcggcaatGGTAGCGTGGATCACATAGGCCGCCCAGTCGATCCAACCAAGTCTGGCGGCTGGCGATCTGCGTTTTTTATCATGG GAGTGGAATTGGCAGAGAGGTTTGCGTTTTACGGGATAAGTTCCAACCTCATCACTTACTTAACAGGGCCGCTGGGCCAGTCCAAAGCGGCCGCGGCGGAGAACGTGAATACTTGGTATGGTGTGGCGTCGCTTTTGCCGTTGTTAGGAGCATTCGTAGCCGATTCGTATCTGGGTCGTTATTGGACCACTGTGATCGCTTCTCTGCTCTACATCCTG GGACTCAGCTTGTTGACTCTTTCTGCTATCCTTCCTCCTCTCAGCTCTCCTGACTGTAAAAACAGTGCGAACATCGCGACATGCTCCCCATCCCGGTTCCAAGTtatgctcttcttcttctcgttGTATATAGTAGCAGTCGCCCAAGGCGGCCACAAGCCCTGTGTTCAGGCTTTCGGAGCTGACCAGTTCGACGGACAAGATTCGAAAGAGACCAAAGCCAAGAGCTCGTTCTTCAATTGGTGGTATCTCGGTTTGGTTGGAGGGTCGGCAACAGCTGTATTATCCTTGAACTACATTCAGGACAACCTTAACTGGGCTCTTGGGTTTGGAATCCCCTGCATTTCCATGGCGATTGCGCTGCTTGTATTTTTAATGGGAACTAGAACTTATAGGTATCCCATCAAAGGCCATGATAAGAACCCGTTTTTTAGAATCGGTAAGGTGTTTGCTAACGCAGCTTGGAATTGGCGAGCTACTGATTCAATGAGACTTAGTGAAATGGAAGCTCAAGGAGCCCTACGTCCCGAAAGTTCTCAGCATCACAA GTTTCTTGACAAAGCCTTGCTTGCACCAGTTGGTTCAAATGGAGAAGGGGGAGTGTGTAGGATCAGTGACGTGGAGGACGCAAAAGCAGTTCTAAGTGTTCTTCCGATATGGATATCGTGCTTGGTGTACGCCATGACATTCGCGCAGCCCTTCACTTTCTTTACCGAGCAGGCAATCACTATGGACAGAACAATTTGGCCAGGCTTTGATATACCTCCTGCTTCGCTTCAGTTGTTTATAAGTTTTTCCCTCATCTTCCTCATTCCCATCTACGACTGCTTTTTCGTTCCTTTCACAAGAGCTATAACTGGAAAACCCTCCGGCATAACAATGCTTCAAAGAATTGGAATCGGAATGTTTGTATCTATTGTTTCTATGACTGTAGCTGCTATAGTTGAGATGAAAAGGCTCGAAACTGCTAGGGAATCGGGGCTCGTAGATAAGCCGGACGCAACTATTCCGATGAGCTTTTGGTGGTTGGTTCCTCAATATTTGTTAGTTGGAATGGCCGATGTGTTCACCACAATTGGCTTGCAAGAGTTCTTCTATGATCAGGTGCCAAATGAATTGAAGAGTGCAGGTCTCTCCCTCTACCTCAGTGTAATTGGAGTTGGGAATTTACTCAGTAGCTTTCTCATCTCCGTCCTAGAGAAAACTACGGGCGGAGATGGCCAGGACAGTTGGTTCTCGGATAACCTGAATCGCGCGCATCTTGATTACCTCTATTTTCTGTTTGCTGGACTTAGTACTGTGGCACTTGTATCGTACTTGTACTTCGCAAAATCGTACATTTATAGGTGA
- the LOC131311449 gene encoding protein NRT1/ PTR FAMILY 5.10-like, with product MAIALVVFLMGTRTYRYDTKGHDKNPFFRIGKVFANAAWNLRTTNAVRLGEIEAQGTLRPESSQQYKFLYKALLVPVGSHGEGGVCRVSDIEDAKAVLSVLPIWVSGLVYAIACAQQSTFFTEQGITMDRTIWPGFEIPPATLQLFVGFSLILLIPIYDRFFVPLTRAITGRPSGITMLQRIGIGMFVSIICMIVAAMVETKRLGTAMESGLVDKPKETIPMSFWWLVPQYMLLGVADVFATVGLQEFFYDQAPNELKSAGLSLFLSIVGVGNLLTSFLISVLEKTTGGEGKDSWFSDNLNRAHLDYFYWLLAGLSTMGFVLYLYVAKSYVYK from the exons ATGGCGATTGCGCTGGTTGTATTTTTAATGGGGACTAGAACTTATAGGTACGACACCAAAGGCCACGATAAGAACCCATTCTTTAGAATCGGTAAGGTGTTTGCTAACGCTGCTTGGAATTTGCGAACTACTAACGCAGTGAGACTTGGTGAAATAGAAGCTCAGGGAACCCTGCGTCCCGAAAGTTCACAGCAGTACAA GTTCCTTTACAAAGCCTTGCTTGTACCAGTTGGTTCACATGGAGAAGGGGGAGTTTGTAGGGTCAGTGACATTGAGGATGCGAAAGCCGTTCTAAGTGTTCTTCCGATATGGGTGTCCGGTTTGGTGTACGCTATTGCATGCGCACAACAATCCACTTTCTTTACGGAGCAAGGAATCACTATGGACAGAACAATTTGGCCAGGCTTCGAGATACCTCCTGCTACGCTTCAGTTGTTTGTAGGCTTTTCCCTCATTCTCCTCATTCCCATTTACGATCGCTTTTTCGTTCCTCTCACAAGAGCTATAACTGGAAGACCCTCAGGCATAACAATGCTTCAAAGAATCGGAATCGGAATGTTTGTATCTATTATCTGTATGATTGTAGCTGCTATGGTTGAGACGAAAAGGCTCGGAACTGCCATGGAATCGGGGCTCGTTGACAAGCCAAAGGAAACCATTCCAATGAGCTTTTGGTGGCTGGTTCCTCAATATATGTTGCTTGGAGTCGCTGATGTGTTCGCTACGGTTGGTTTGCAGGAGTTTTTCTACGATCAGGCGCCGAATGAGTTGAAGAGtgcaggtctctctctcttcctcagtATAGTTGGAGTCGGCAATTTACTCACTAGCTTTCTCATCTCTGTCCTGGAGAAAACTACGGGCGGAGAGGGCAAAGACAGTTGGTTCTCCGATAACCTGAATCGTGCGCATCTTGATTACTTCTATTGGCTGCTCGCTGGACTTAGTACGATGGGATTTGTATTGTACTTGTACGTCGCAAAATCTTACGTTTATAAGTGA